Proteins encoded within one genomic window of Desulfobulbaceae bacterium DB1:
- a CDS encoding HNH endonuclease, whose amino-acid sequence MMDDYGFIGIDEGLIKKEKAKARDLRKSRWWQNRIAEGICYYCKRKFPPAELTMDHLQPLSRGGKSSKGNLVPACKECNNKKRQMLPLEWQEYLDVFKDEK is encoded by the coding sequence ATGATGGATGACTACGGATTCATCGGTATTGATGAGGGGCTGATAAAAAAGGAAAAGGCCAAGGCGCGGGACCTCAGGAAAAGCCGCTGGTGGCAAAACAGAATTGCCGAGGGCATCTGTTATTACTGCAAGCGGAAATTTCCCCCGGCGGAACTGACCATGGACCATCTGCAACCCCTGTCCCGCGGAGGAAAAAGCAGCAAGGGAAATCTCGTGCCCGCCTGCAAGGAGTGTAATAACAAGAAGCGCCAGATGCTCCCCCTGGAATGGCAGGAGTATCTGGACGTATTCAAGGATGAGAAATAA
- the prpE gene encoding propionyl-CoA synthetase (catalyzes the formation of propionyl-CoA using propionate as a substrate; PrpE from Ralstonia solanacearum can produce acetyl-, propionyl-, butyryl- and acrylyl-coenzyme A, and Salmonella enterica produces propionyl- and butyryl-coenzyme A; not expressed in Escherichia coli when grown on propionate/minimal media; ATP-dependent), translating into MTRYDEIFRGSIEQPDIFWAEAAEGISWYKKWDRVLNDDNPPFYRWFSGGEMNTCFNAVDRHVAAGRGEQAAIIYDSPVTDTIRKISYRELLDQVAVFAGALRDQGVGKGDTVIIYMPMIPEAAVAMLACARLGAIHSVVFGGFAAHELAIRVDHAQPKVVVTASGAIEGKKILAYKPLVDNAIDMASHKPHKCIIFQRPFVTAELKQGRDLDWREAIRAATPVDCVPVEATDPLYILYTSGTTGMPKGVMRDNGGHAVALNWSMKNVYNVDAGDVFWSASDVGWVVGHSYIVYGPLLRGCTTVFYEGKPIGTPDPGAFWRVISQHGVKVLFTAPTAFRAIKKEDPNGEYCRKYNLDNFEALYLAGERLDPDTYHWAGNLLQRPVIDHWWQTETGWAIVANCRGIEEFPVKPGSPTKPVPGYDVRILDNTGKELGPNQEGNVVVKLPLPPGTLASLWKDEKKFVTSYMSNFKGYYETSDGGYIDEDGYVYVMGRIDDVINIAGHRLSTGAMEEVISNHPDVAECAVIGTHDELKGELPVGFIILKAGVNRDFEEVKKELTLMVRDQIGPIACYKESMLANRLPKTRSGKILRGTMRAIANGKQYRMPSTIDDPTILNEITDLLTSKGFPK; encoded by the coding sequence ATGACACGGTATGACGAAATTTTCCGCGGCAGCATTGAGCAGCCTGATATTTTCTGGGCAGAGGCGGCTGAAGGGATATCCTGGTACAAGAAGTGGGACAGAGTCCTCAATGATGATAATCCACCTTTTTACCGCTGGTTTTCAGGCGGAGAGATGAACACCTGCTTTAATGCCGTCGACCGCCATGTTGCAGCCGGTCGCGGGGAGCAGGCGGCCATAATTTACGATTCTCCGGTCACCGATACGATCAGAAAAATCTCATACCGTGAACTGCTGGATCAGGTCGCTGTTTTTGCCGGCGCGCTGCGCGACCAGGGCGTCGGCAAGGGCGATACGGTGATCATCTATATGCCGATGATTCCCGAGGCGGCGGTGGCCATGCTGGCCTGCGCCCGTCTGGGGGCCATTCATTCCGTTGTTTTCGGCGGGTTTGCCGCCCATGAGCTTGCCATCCGGGTCGACCATGCCCAGCCCAAGGTGGTTGTCACCGCCTCCGGCGCCATTGAAGGGAAAAAGATTCTCGCCTATAAGCCTCTTGTCGACAATGCCATTGACATGGCAAGCCATAAGCCGCACAAGTGCATTATCTTTCAACGTCCCTTTGTCACCGCGGAACTCAAGCAGGGGCGGGATCTCGACTGGCGGGAGGCGATACGCGCGGCGACACCTGTTGATTGTGTGCCGGTCGAGGCCACCGATCCTTTGTATATCCTCTATACCTCCGGCACCACCGGCATGCCCAAAGGGGTCATGCGGGACAACGGCGGTCATGCCGTTGCCCTCAACTGGAGCATGAAAAACGTCTACAATGTCGATGCCGGGGATGTCTTCTGGTCGGCTTCGGATGTCGGGTGGGTCGTCGGCCATTCCTATATTGTGTATGGACCCCTGCTGCGTGGCTGCACCACGGTTTTTTATGAGGGCAAACCCATCGGCACCCCTGATCCCGGAGCCTTCTGGCGGGTAATTTCCCAGCACGGCGTCAAGGTGCTTTTCACCGCTCCCACCGCTTTCCGGGCCATCAAGAAAGAGGACCCCAACGGCGAATATTGCCGGAAATATAACCTGGATAATTTTGAGGCCCTGTATCTTGCCGGCGAAAGACTTGATCCGGATACCTACCACTGGGCCGGCAATCTTCTGCAAAGGCCGGTGATTGACCACTGGTGGCAGACGGAAACCGGCTGGGCCATTGTCGCCAACTGTCGCGGCATCGAGGAATTTCCGGTCAAGCCCGGCTCGCCGACGAAACCGGTGCCCGGTTATGATGTGCGAATTCTTGATAACACCGGCAAGGAACTCGGCCCCAACCAGGAAGGCAATGTGGTGGTGAAACTGCCCCTGCCGCCCGGCACCCTTGCCTCGTTGTGGAAGGATGAGAAAAAATTCGTCACGTCATACATGTCCAACTTCAAGGGCTATTACGAAACCAGCGACGGCGGCTATATCGACGAGGACGGTTATGTTTACGTCATGGGCAGGATTGATGACGTTATCAACATCGCCGGCCATCGACTGTCAACCGGCGCCATGGAAGAGGTTATCTCCAACCATCCCGACGTGGCGGAATGCGCCGTCATCGGCACCCATGATGAGTTGAAGGGCGAGCTGCCGGTGGGATTTATTATTTTGAAGGCCGGAGTGAATCGTGATTTCGAGGAGGTGAAAAAGGAACTGACCCTGATGGTGCGCGATCAGATCGGTCCGATCGCCTGCTACAAGGAATCCATGCTGGCCAACCGGCTTCCCAAGACGCGATCCGGGAAGATTCTGCGCGGCACCATGCGGGCCATCGCCAACGGCAAGCAGTACCGCATGCCATCCACAATCGACGATCCGACAATTTTAAACGAGATCACCGATCTGCTTACCAGCAAGGGCTTTCCGAAATAA
- a CDS encoding methylmalonyl-CoA mutase: MSKKDKPYRVLIAKPGLDGHDRGAKFIARALRDAGFEVVYTGIRRTPAEIVAAALQEDVAVIGLSSLSGGHLRLFPAVMDALRAANAADIKVLGGGVIPDEDIAVLKEAGIAEVFTPGTPLLDILQAFRNACASHDKQSAL; encoded by the coding sequence ATGTCGAAAAAAGATAAGCCATACCGGGTGTTGATTGCCAAGCCGGGCCTGGACGGCCATGACCGGGGCGCGAAATTCATCGCCCGTGCCCTGCGGGACGCGGGCTTTGAAGTGGTGTACACCGGCATCCGCCGCACCCCTGCCGAGATAGTCGCCGCCGCCCTGCAGGAGGATGTTGCGGTTATCGGTCTTTCTTCCCTGTCAGGCGGCCATCTCCGCCTCTTTCCCGCCGTGATGGACGCCCTGCGTGCCGCCAATGCCGCTGATATCAAGGTGCTCGGCGGCGGGGTGATTCCGGATGAGGATATTGCCGTGCTCAAGGAGGCCGGCATCGCAGAGGTTTTCACGCCGGGCACGCCCCTGCTCGATATTCTCCAGGCCTTCCGTAACGCCTGCGCCTCCCACGACAAACAGAGCGCTCTCTGA
- a CDS encoding succinate--CoA ligase subunit alpha has protein sequence MSIFIKKSTRLLIQGITGREGRFHAAQCLAYGTNVVAGVTPGKGGEAVDGVPVFDTVHDAVRATKADASLLFVPPAFAADAICEAADAGVKLIVCITEGIAVLDMLKVKNYLSLTRSRLIGPNCPGIITPGECKAGIMPGPIHKTGRIGVVSRSGTLTYEVVHQLSRQGIGQSTCLGIGGDPVIGTSFIDCLAEFERDSGTDGVVLVGEIGGRSEEDAALYVKEKMTKPVVGFIAGLTAPPGRRMGHAGAIISGGSGTAAAKISAMESCGIHVCRDLTMLGKFSKEIFANVEKR, from the coding sequence ATGAGCATCTTTATCAAGAAATCGACCCGATTGCTGATTCAGGGAATCACCGGCAGGGAAGGGCGTTTTCATGCCGCCCAGTGCCTTGCCTACGGCACAAATGTTGTTGCCGGCGTCACCCCCGGCAAGGGCGGTGAAGCGGTTGACGGCGTTCCCGTCTTTGATACGGTTCATGATGCGGTTCGCGCAACCAAAGCCGACGCCAGCCTTCTGTTCGTTCCCCCCGCATTTGCCGCGGACGCCATCTGCGAGGCGGCCGACGCCGGGGTGAAACTCATTGTCTGCATCACCGAGGGCATTGCGGTGCTTGATATGCTCAAGGTGAAAAATTACCTTTCCCTGACCCGCTCCCGCTTGATCGGTCCCAATTGTCCGGGAATCATCACCCCTGGGGAATGCAAGGCGGGCATTATGCCGGGACCGATTCACAAAACCGGACGCATCGGCGTCGTTTCCCGTTCCGGAACATTGACCTATGAAGTGGTGCATCAATTGAGCCGTCAAGGAATCGGCCAGTCGACCTGTCTCGGCATTGGCGGTGATCCGGTCATCGGCACCTCGTTTATTGACTGCCTTGCCGAATTTGAACGAGACAGCGGGACGGACGGGGTGGTGCTGGTGGGTGAAATCGGCGGCCGGTCCGAGGAGGATGCGGCGCTTTATGTCAAGGAGAAGATGACAAAACCGGTGGTGGGGTTTATTGCCGGCCTGACCGCTCCGCCCGGCCGCAGGATGGGGCATGCCGGGGCCATTATCAGCGGCGGCAGCGGCACCGCGGCAGCAAAAATCAGCGCCATGGAGTCCTGCGGCATTCATGTCTGCCGGGATTTGACCATGCTCGGGAAATTTTCCAAGGAAATATTCGCCAATGTCGAAAAAAGATAA
- a CDS encoding bifunctional folylpolyglutamate synthase/dihydrofolate synthase, whose protein sequence is MQYEEAWSYLDRLQFFKIKLGLDSMAGFLEGVDHPQKQLKFIHVAGTNGKGSVSATLLTLLADAGYRVGLYTSPHLSSVRERFRINDRYISKKDFAEIATRIRHSLGDRRITYFEFTTALALLWFAGEKVDIVILEVGLGGRLDATNVITPLVSIITNVSMDHEMHLGATLRLIAMEKAGIIKPSIPVVSGVAADDSREVVIRVCREKNAPLSLLGRDFYFEKNEKGTHNFIGPLGLKIEGVRLAMKGVYQFDNAAIALAALDFLQNLGFPLDPDRIRSALLQVRWPGRLEYFRRNVSSGRIMTADDAKENGAEKEDVRRYLLDGAHNPAGVDCLKQSLETEFDYKRLICVWASMGDKDIRKTLTIIAPLCDTLIFTRPESERSATPGQLLDILPEELRHRAVCCDTVKEALTCAERASCCDDLVCVAGSLYLIGAARHILLGDLVDEE, encoded by the coding sequence ATGCAATACGAAGAGGCCTGGTCGTATCTTGACAGGTTGCAGTTTTTCAAGATCAAGCTCGGCCTTGACAGCATGGCCGGTTTTCTTGAAGGTGTTGATCACCCGCAGAAACAGCTGAAATTCATTCATGTGGCGGGAACCAACGGCAAGGGGTCTGTTTCCGCCACCTTGCTCACCCTGCTGGCGGATGCCGGCTATCGGGTCGGTCTTTATACCTCGCCCCATCTCAGTTCCGTTCGCGAACGTTTCCGCATCAATGATCGCTATATTTCGAAAAAGGACTTTGCCGAAATCGCAACCCGCATCCGGCACAGCCTGGGTGACCGGCGGATTACCTATTTTGAGTTTACCACCGCCCTGGCCCTGCTTTGGTTTGCCGGGGAAAAAGTGGACATCGTCATCCTTGAGGTGGGGCTCGGCGGCAGGCTCGATGCGACCAATGTCATCACGCCCCTGGTCAGCATCATCACCAATGTTTCAATGGATCATGAAATGCACCTGGGGGCAACCTTGCGCCTGATCGCCATGGAAAAGGCGGGGATTATCAAACCGTCCATCCCGGTTGTCAGCGGGGTGGCGGCGGATGATAGCCGGGAGGTTGTCATCCGGGTCTGCCGGGAAAAGAACGCGCCCTTGTCCTTGCTGGGGCGTGATTTTTATTTTGAAAAAAATGAGAAAGGCACCCACAATTTTATTGGTCCCCTTGGTCTGAAAATAGAAGGCGTCCGTCTGGCAATGAAAGGGGTGTATCAGTTCGATAACGCCGCCATTGCCCTGGCTGCCCTGGATTTCCTGCAAAACCTTGGTTTCCCCCTTGACCCGGATCGCATCAGATCCGCCCTGTTGCAGGTGCGCTGGCCGGGCAGGCTCGAATATTTCCGCCGGAACGTGTCGTCGGGACGGATCATGACGGCTGACGACGCAAAGGAAAACGGCGCGGAAAAAGAGGATGTGCGACGATATCTTCTGGACGGCGCCCATAACCCGGCCGGTGTCGATTGTCTGAAACAAAGCCTGGAAACGGAGTTTGACTATAAAAGACTCATCTGCGTCTGGGCCAGCATGGGGGACAAGGATATCCGCAAAACACTCACTATCATAGCCCCGCTTTGTGATACCCTCATTTTCACCCGGCCTGAAAGCGAGCGGTCGGCGACACCCGGCCAGCTTCTCGACATACTGCCGGAGGAGTTGCGCCATCGGGCGGTTTGTTGTGACACGGTAAAAGAGGCATTGACCTGCGCCGAAAGGGCATCCTGTTGTGATGACCTGGTTTGCGTGGCCGGTTCCCTGTATCTGATCGGCGCGGCGCGGCACATTCTCCTTGGCGATCTGGTTGATGAAGAATGA
- a CDS encoding succinate--CoA ligase subunit beta: MKIHEFQAKELFRKYGILVPSGKVATSLDEALAAAWELASFPLVIKAQIHAGGRGKGGGVKLAANADEFTRCCGNILGMRLVTPQTGAEGRLVRSVLIEEAVDIERELYLSVLPDRETASIVFMASTAGGMDIEETAAMTPEKILKVHVNPLQGILPHHIRQLLFGFGIAKERTAIWTSFVTSLYTCFVENDCSLVEINPLVVTKNGMPLALDAKVDLDGNGLFRHPELRRFRDENEEDPLEVAARRYNLNYIRLSGNVGNMVNGAGLAMATMDIIKKAGAEPANFLDVGGGATAEMVEKGFALIMSDANVKGILVNIFGGILRCDVLARGIVEAAKNVGISVPVVIRMEGTNVEQGRAILAESGLSLISASDLADAAAKVAEMVA; the protein is encoded by the coding sequence ATGAAAATTCACGAGTTTCAGGCAAAAGAGCTTTTTCGCAAATACGGCATTCTCGTTCCCTCCGGCAAGGTGGCCACCAGCCTTGATGAGGCGCTGGCCGCTGCCTGGGAATTGGCCTCATTTCCCTTGGTGATCAAGGCGCAGATCCACGCCGGCGGCAGGGGAAAGGGGGGCGGGGTGAAGCTCGCCGCCAATGCCGACGAGTTCACCCGCTGTTGCGGCAATATCCTCGGCATGCGGCTTGTCACGCCCCAGACCGGAGCGGAAGGGCGTCTGGTCCGCTCCGTGCTTATCGAGGAGGCGGTCGACATTGAGCGCGAACTGTATCTTTCCGTGCTGCCGGATCGGGAAACCGCCTCGATTGTGTTCATGGCAAGCACTGCCGGGGGGATGGATATCGAGGAAACAGCGGCCATGACGCCTGAGAAAATTCTCAAGGTTCATGTCAATCCGCTGCAGGGGATCCTGCCGCATCACATCCGGCAGCTTCTTTTCGGTTTCGGCATAGCAAAAGAGCGGACCGCTATCTGGACGTCCTTTGTCACATCGCTTTATACCTGTTTTGTTGAAAATGACTGCTCGCTGGTGGAAATTAATCCCCTGGTTGTCACCAAAAACGGGATGCCCCTTGCCCTTGACGCCAAAGTTGATCTGGACGGCAACGGGCTCTTCCGGCATCCGGAGCTTCGTCGGTTCCGGGACGAAAACGAGGAGGACCCGCTCGAGGTCGCGGCGCGTCGCTATAATCTCAATTATATCAGACTGTCCGGCAATGTCGGCAACATGGTGAATGGCGCGGGCCTGGCCATGGCCACCATGGACATCATAAAAAAGGCCGGAGCCGAACCGGCGAATTTTCTCGACGTGGGAGGCGGCGCCACCGCGGAAATGGTGGAAAAGGGTTTTGCCCTCATCATGAGCGACGCCAACGTCAAGGGAATCCTGGTTAATATTTTCGGCGGCATACTCCGGTGCGACGTGCTTGCCCGGGGCATTGTCGAGGCGGCGAAAAATGTCGGCATCTCCGTGCCCGTCGTCATCAGGATGGAAGGCACCAACGTGGAGCAGGGCAGGGCGATCCTGGCCGAATCGGGACTCAGCCTCATTTCTGCAAGCGACCTGGCCGATGCAGCGGCAAAAGTGGCGGAGATGGTGGCATGA
- a CDS encoding 6-phosphofructokinase, protein MKKIVISTGGGDAPGLNAVIYSVVMASQWRGWEVYGSRQGYLGLLDVDELIRLTPKDVADITPTGGTILGSTNKGNPFSMPVENLAGEFQIRDISDRVMKNFKRMNFYCHIAVGGDGSLEIAHRFFTEKGMPVIGVPKTIDNDLQATQMTFGFDTAVSTATEALDKLHSTAKSHDRVLVVEVMGRDSGWIALNSGISGGADVILIPELPFDIDLVCEKITDNELHEKHYAIVVVAEGAKAKDQEAIHKGEGEIGRAEKILGGIGEWVAKEINKRTGKDTRSLVLGHLQRGGSPTTFDRLLALRFGATAVRLAEQGNFDQMVALSGDQMCAVPLADAVKGRKKVPLDSDKVLTAREIGICFGG, encoded by the coding sequence ATGAAAAAAATAGTTATTTCTACCGGTGGAGGGGATGCGCCCGGCTTGAATGCCGTCATCTATTCCGTGGTCATGGCCTCGCAGTGGCGCGGTTGGGAAGTATACGGCAGCCGACAGGGCTACCTGGGGCTGCTCGACGTGGACGAGCTCATTCGGCTCACGCCCAAGGATGTGGCTGACATCACCCCCACGGGTGGAACCATCCTGGGCTCAACCAACAAGGGCAACCCCTTTTCCATGCCGGTTGAAAACCTGGCCGGCGAATTTCAGATCCGCGACATTTCCGACCGGGTGATGAAAAATTTCAAACGGATGAATTTTTATTGCCATATCGCGGTGGGAGGTGACGGCAGTTTGGAGATCGCCCACCGTTTTTTCACGGAAAAGGGCATGCCGGTCATCGGCGTGCCGAAAACCATCGACAACGACCTGCAGGCCACCCAGATGACCTTCGGCTTTGACACGGCTGTTTCCACCGCCACCGAGGCGCTGGACAAACTCCATTCCACCGCCAAATCCCACGACAGGGTGCTGGTGGTCGAGGTCATGGGCCGGGATTCGGGCTGGATTGCCTTGAATTCAGGAATCTCCGGCGGCGCGGATGTTATTTTGATTCCGGAATTGCCCTTTGATATCGATCTCGTCTGTGAAAAAATTACCGACAACGAGCTGCATGAAAAACATTATGCCATCGTGGTGGTGGCTGAAGGGGCAAAGGCCAAGGACCAGGAGGCGATTCACAAGGGAGAAGGTGAAATCGGCAGGGCCGAAAAAATACTCGGGGGTATCGGCGAATGGGTGGCCAAGGAAATCAACAAGCGCACCGGCAAGGACACCAGATCCTTGGTGCTCGGCCATCTGCAACGCGGCGGCTCGCCAACCACATTCGACCGGCTGCTGGCCCTGCGATTCGGCGCCACGGCCGTGCGGCTTGCCGAACAAGGCAACTTTGACCAGATGGTGGCCCTGTCCGGCGACCAGATGTGCGCCGTTCCGCTTGCCGATGCGGTCAAAGGCAGGAAAAAGGTGCCGCTGGACAGCGACAAGGTTCTGACCGCCCGGGAGATAGGCATCTGTTTCGGCGGCTGA